One genomic window of Moorella glycerini includes the following:
- a CDS encoding HD domain-containing protein, with amino-acid sequence MNHGGKTSKIIRDVVHGYISLCENDLHIIDTPLFQRLKRIRQTGAYSVYPSANHTRFEHSLGVMHLGMKVLESLGIDADERISNTVRYACLLHDIGHAPFSHLGEAFYSKEELINWLNIGLNNVGLTNTIMGSIGSPHELCSCAIVLNKFADRLLSYGVDLDLLCRMITGQKYNTSDKFTEDCLIDILNSDIDVDKLDYVLPEFDSC; translated from the coding sequence TTGAACCATGGCGGGAAAACCTCTAAAATAATCCGCGATGTAGTGCATGGGTATATATCTTTATGCGAAAATGATCTACATATAATTGATACACCACTTTTTCAACGTCTAAAGCGTATCCGGCAAACAGGTGCCTATTCTGTTTATCCTTCAGCTAATCATACCCGCTTTGAGCATTCGCTAGGCGTTATGCATTTAGGCATGAAAGTTTTGGAATCATTGGGTATTGATGCGGATGAAAGGATATCCAACACAGTACGATATGCCTGTCTATTACATGATATCGGGCATGCCCCTTTTTCTCATCTCGGGGAGGCTTTTTATTCAAAAGAAGAGCTTATTAACTGGCTTAACATTGGTCTTAATAATGTAGGGCTAACAAATACTATAATGGGTTCAATAGGATCTCCACATGAATTATGTAGTTGCGCAATAGTCTTGAATAAATTTGCCGACAGGTTATTAAGCTATGGCGTTGACCTGGATTTACTTTGTCGAATGATAACGGGGCAAAAGTATAATACATCGGATAAATTTACAGAAGATTGTCTCATAGATATTCTTAATTCTGATATTGATGTAGATAAGCTTGATTACGTTTTACCCGAGTTCGACAGTTGCTAG
- a CDS encoding IS1634 family transposase, with amino-acid sequence MYIRTISRKNKDGSVVRYIQLAHNVWDPKAGYPKAKVLFNFGREEDVDREALVRLVKSITRFLGPEEALRTQAELNGSAPLTFVSSRPIGGAWVLNELWNQLGINRVLAGLLAKRKFQAPVERAIFAMVANRALNPASKLKTEDWVSHDVFIPGLPDVPVQNLYRAMDFLLEAAEELQKDIFFSVAHLFNLEVDLLYFDTTSTYFEVEEEDNPEDHKQHLRRKGNSKDHRPDLPQVVIGLAVTREGLPVRCWVWPGNTADMAVIEQVKKDLVGWQLGRVITVVDRGFASEDNLRYLQRAGGHYIAGEKMRSGKDTVAEALARPGRYKTVKDNLEVKEVIVGDGEKRVRYILVRNPKEAEKDRLEREKILARLKEELAAIGDLKGEPHTKACCQLIAHPTYGRYLKTDKKGQPYIDAARVKAEEKLDGKYLLRTSDDTISAEDVALGYKQLLEVEDAFRTMKQSLELRPVYHRLSDRIHAHVLLCWLGLLLIRVAETKVQDSWRNIRQTLERMHLGEFVGPEGRVLQRTETTPPQQHIFKTLGIKEPPQIIAVETKARKGP; translated from the coding sequence ATGTACATAAGAACTATTTCCCGCAAAAACAAGGACGGCTCTGTTGTCCGTTATATCCAGCTTGCCCACAACGTCTGGGACCCCAAGGCCGGCTACCCGAAAGCCAAAGTACTCTTCAACTTCGGCCGCGAAGAGGATGTAGACCGGGAAGCCCTGGTCCGCCTGGTAAAGAGTATTACGCGTTTTTTGGGACCGGAAGAGGCTTTACGCACCCAGGCAGAGTTAAACGGCAGCGCTCCCCTAACTTTTGTCTCCAGCCGGCCTATAGGTGGCGCCTGGGTGTTAAACGAGCTCTGGAACCAGCTGGGTATCAACCGCGTTTTAGCCGGGCTGCTGGCCAAACGTAAGTTCCAGGCGCCGGTAGAACGAGCCATCTTCGCTATGGTAGCCAACCGGGCTTTGAACCCGGCCAGTAAACTTAAGACCGAGGATTGGGTCAGCCACGATGTTTTCATTCCCGGCCTCCCGGACGTGCCGGTGCAAAACCTTTACCGAGCCATGGACTTCTTACTGGAGGCTGCTGAAGAACTGCAAAAGGATATCTTCTTCTCCGTGGCCCACCTCTTCAACCTGGAAGTCGATCTCCTGTACTTCGATACCACCTCCACCTACTTTGAAGTGGAAGAGGAGGATAATCCGGAGGACCATAAGCAGCACCTTCGGCGTAAAGGCAACTCCAAGGACCACCGGCCGGATTTACCCCAGGTGGTAATCGGCCTGGCTGTCACCAGGGAGGGCCTGCCGGTACGCTGCTGGGTCTGGCCGGGTAACACCGCCGACATGGCGGTAATCGAGCAAGTCAAAAAGGACCTGGTGGGCTGGCAACTGGGCCGGGTCATTACTGTTGTCGACCGCGGTTTTGCTTCGGAAGACAACCTTCGTTACCTCCAGCGCGCCGGCGGCCACTACATTGCCGGCGAAAAGATGCGCAGCGGCAAGGATACGGTGGCAGAGGCCCTTGCCCGGCCGGGCCGTTACAAAACTGTCAAGGATAACCTTGAAGTTAAAGAAGTTATCGTCGGCGACGGCGAAAAAAGGGTACGATATATCCTGGTACGTAACCCTAAAGAAGCAGAAAAAGACAGACTGGAGCGGGAGAAAATCCTGGCCCGCCTCAAGGAAGAATTAGCGGCCATTGGGGACCTCAAAGGCGAACCCCATACTAAAGCCTGCTGCCAGCTCATTGCCCATCCCACTTATGGCCGCTATCTCAAGACCGACAAGAAGGGACAACCCTATATCGATGCGGCCAGGGTGAAAGCTGAAGAGAAGCTGGACGGCAAATACCTTTTAAGAACCTCGGACGATACCATAAGTGCTGAAGACGTGGCCCTCGGCTACAAGCAACTGCTTGAGGTAGAGGATGCCTTCCGCACCATGAAGCAGTCCTTAGAGCTGCGGCCGGTCTATCATCGCCTGAGCGACCGCATCCATGCTCACGTCCTCCTGTGCTGGCTGGGACTGCTCCTAATCCGGGTAGCTGAAACGAAAGTGCAGGATAGCTGGCGGAACATCCGCCAGACCCTGGAACGCATGCACCTGGGCGAATTTGTTGGTCCTGAGGGCAGGGTACTCCAAAGGACGGAAACAACCCCGCCACAGCAGCATATCTTCAAGACCCTTGGGATAAAGGAACCGCCGCAAATAATCGCGGTCGAAACAAAGGCCAGAAAGGGTCCCTAG
- a CDS encoding nucleoside-diphosphate sugar epimerase/dehydratase, whose protein sequence is MCHPLVDTGFHQLFFGTSNREGRKVAIYGAGDAGEMVLREL, encoded by the coding sequence ATGTGTCACCCCCTAGTTGACACTGGTTTTCACCAGCTTTTCTTTGGTACTTCAAACCGGGAGGGAAGGAAGGTAGCCATCTATGGCGCCGGCGACGCCGGGGAGATGGTCCTACGGGAGCTTTAA
- a CDS encoding nucleoside-diphosphate sugar epimerase/dehydratase, translating into MGYVVVGFIDDDPAKHGFGIHGVPILGLATAMEQIAASGVEEVIIAMPSAPATRREAV; encoded by the coding sequence ATGGGTTATGTGGTAGTTGGCTTTATTGACGACGATCCTGCCAAACACGGATTCGGCATCCATGGTGTGCCCATCCTGGGCCTGGCCACCGCCATGGAACAGATTGCCGCCAGCGGGGTGGAAGAAGTTATTATCGCTATGCCTTCCGCCCCAGCTACCCGGCGGGAAGCCGTATAG
- a CDS encoding type II toxin-antitoxin system RelE family toxin — MYTILPLSSKVQKQIDQFRPAEKKKLRQAFIDIENNPYSAPGGKIEKFKGDLSYLGWHYALAYSYRIHYKITYIGPFHGGQYGAQIT, encoded by the coding sequence ATGTATACTATTTTGCCTTTGAGCAGTAAAGTGCAGAAACAGATTGACCAGTTTAGGCCTGCTGAAAAGAAAAAACTCAGGCAGGCCTTTATTGATATCGAAAATAATCCATATTCTGCTCCGGGAGGTAAGATAGAAAAGTTTAAGGGAGATTTGTCTTATCTCGGATGGCACTATGCGCTCGCATATAGCTATCGAATCCACTATAAAATTACATACATCGGGCCCTTTCACGGAGGACAATATGGTGCGCAAATTACCTAA
- a CDS encoding Druantia anti-phage system protein DruA codes for MDVPFWIGDREFTEADINLIRITVEQFSRLSREEIAATICENLPWKAPNGRLKMEACRKLLRELEQRGVITLPPLQQNRVRQVRRERVGRAVQTELQACLKEVSPVTVEPVRTEERADWNATMAAYHPLGYLRAIGAQQRYWIRVQGAKGREIVGAMLFGPAAKALAARDKWIGWTAEERRRYRPRIVNNNRFLILPGVRIPHLASRALALSSRRIRADWRERYGYEPVLLETFVEPEYQGTCYRAANWIKIGETAGRGRQDTFKQYAVSVKSIWVYPLVRNWRRRLVEPFPEPVEETLDEGEE; via the coding sequence ATGGACGTGCCTTTTTGGATTGGGGATCGAGAGTTTACCGAGGCGGATATCAACTTAATACGTATTACGGTAGAGCAATTTTCACGATTAAGCCGTGAAGAAATCGCGGCGACTATATGCGAGAATTTGCCCTGGAAGGCGCCGAATGGCCGGTTAAAGATGGAAGCCTGCCGGAAGCTTTTACGGGAGCTAGAGCAAAGAGGGGTTATCACCTTACCACCACTACAACAGAACCGGGTCCGCCAGGTTAGGAGGGAGCGAGTAGGGAGAGCCGTCCAAACAGAACTACAGGCTTGCCTAAAGGAAGTATCGCCGGTGACGGTAGAGCCTGTTAGAACTGAAGAAAGGGCGGACTGGAATGCCACCATGGCGGCTTACCATCCTTTAGGGTATCTTCGTGCCATCGGGGCGCAACAACGGTATTGGATTCGGGTCCAAGGAGCCAAGGGCCGGGAGATAGTAGGAGCGATGTTGTTCGGCCCCGCCGCCAAGGCCTTAGCGGCGCGGGACAAGTGGATCGGTTGGACAGCTGAGGAACGCCGGCGTTACCGCCCCCGTATCGTCAACAACAATCGGTTTTTGATTCTACCGGGTGTACGAATTCCCCATCTGGCGAGTCGAGCCCTGGCCTTGAGTTCCCGCCGCATCCGGGCGGATTGGCGGGAACGCTATGGCTATGAACCTGTTCTTTTAGAAACCTTTGTAGAACCTGAATACCAGGGCACCTGTTACCGGGCGGCCAACTGGATCAAAATTGGCGAGACCGCAGGTCGAGGCCGCCAGGACACTTTTAAGCAATATGCCGTCTCAGTTAAATCAATCTGGGTATACCCCCTGGTACGAAACTGGCGCCGGCGGCTGGTGGAACCCTTCCCGGAGCCTGTGGAAGAAACACTGGACGAGGGAGAGGAATAA
- a CDS encoding transposase family protein produces the protein MALRHPESLHPATLPNCKCAYAGSAGEETERQAALAAQLPVWRANLPILLEKFSRIPDPRRPGSMRHKLTVLLTFALFLFIFAYSSRREANRELTRPTFWELLREVFPEIESIPHMDTVNRLLEKIDPDQLEEVMVQTIKRLLRNRQLQALLVEKHYIVAIDGTQKIARRWPWAKEALHRQRGEEVSYAAYALEAVLVGPQGVTIPLLTEFCENPAGEQALFAKQDCELKGCKRLLVRLRKAFPKLRLMVVADGLYANGPMMTLCRQLHMDFMIILPRDRLPGVWEEAQAIRKLEKDQTLKYHWGNREQNFWWANHIDYEFREAPGSRRRLKIHVAGCTETWEENGEKKEAHWAWVSSRPLTKQNIVARCNRAARHRWDIEENILTEKHQGYQYEHAFSLNWTAMKNWHLIMHLGHLLNILTLHTEALMGKVRELGLRGTLKFLRETWMHRWINRDQLLALCIKAPRIRMAF, from the coding sequence ATGGCCTTACGGCATCCCGAGTCCCTCCACCCGGCGACCCTACCCAATTGTAAATGCGCCTATGCCGGCAGTGCAGGAGAGGAAACCGAACGGCAAGCGGCCCTGGCAGCGCAACTACCAGTATGGCGGGCCAATTTACCAATATTGCTCGAGAAATTCTCACGTATACCGGACCCGCGTCGCCCCGGAAGTATGCGGCATAAACTGACTGTCCTACTTACCTTCGCGCTGTTTCTATTCATCTTCGCCTATAGCTCAAGGAGGGAAGCCAACCGGGAACTGACTCGGCCCACCTTTTGGGAGCTATTGCGGGAGGTATTTCCGGAGATTGAAAGTATCCCCCATATGGACACCGTCAATCGCCTGCTGGAAAAGATTGATCCGGACCAACTGGAAGAAGTGATGGTTCAAACAATCAAACGACTGCTGCGCAACCGGCAACTCCAGGCATTACTGGTAGAGAAGCATTATATAGTAGCCATCGATGGGACCCAGAAGATAGCGCGCCGGTGGCCCTGGGCTAAAGAAGCCCTCCACCGTCAACGTGGGGAAGAGGTATCATATGCCGCTTATGCTTTAGAAGCAGTCCTGGTCGGCCCCCAGGGGGTAACCATCCCCTTGCTCACGGAGTTTTGTGAGAACCCCGCCGGCGAGCAGGCCTTATTCGCCAAGCAGGATTGCGAACTAAAGGGCTGCAAACGGCTGCTGGTACGCCTGCGTAAAGCCTTTCCCAAGTTACGCTTGATGGTAGTAGCTGACGGCCTGTATGCCAATGGACCAATGATGACCCTGTGTCGCCAATTACATATGGACTTTATGATTATCCTGCCTCGGGACCGCCTGCCCGGTGTCTGGGAAGAGGCACAGGCCATTAGAAAATTGGAAAAGGACCAGACCCTAAAGTACCATTGGGGCAACCGGGAGCAAAACTTTTGGTGGGCCAACCATATCGACTATGAGTTCCGGGAAGCTCCCGGGTCCCGGCGGCGGTTAAAAATTCATGTGGCGGGATGCACAGAGACGTGGGAAGAGAATGGAGAAAAGAAGGAGGCCCACTGGGCCTGGGTATCCTCGCGGCCATTAACGAAACAAAATATCGTGGCCCGTTGCAATCGTGCGGCCCGCCACCGCTGGGACATTGAAGAAAATATCCTGACGGAAAAGCATCAGGGCTATCAGTATGAACACGCTTTCTCCCTTAACTGGACAGCGATGAAAAATTGGCATTTAATCATGCACCTGGGGCATCTGTTAAATATCTTGACCTTACACACGGAAGCCCTAATGGGAAAAGTACGGGAATTGGGCCTGCGGGGAACCCTAAAGTTTCTCCGGGAGACTTGGATGCACCGCTGGATTAATCGCGACCAACTGTTGGCCCTCTGTATCAAAGCCCCTAGAATACGAATGGCCTTTTAA
- a CDS encoding DUF4351 domain-containing protein — protein sequence MELTTSWHLKGWQQGRQEGRQEILLRQLRKRLGTISPEVEAKIKTLSVEQLDDLAEKIFDITSKDELLKVLTIKH from the coding sequence ATGGAATTAACCACATCCTGGCATTTAAAAGGCTGGCAGCAGGGCCGGCAGGAAGGCCGGCAGGAAATACTTTTAAGACAGCTAAGGAAACGCCTGGGTACCATTTCTCCTGAAGTGGAAGCGAAGATAAAGACTTTATCAGTAGAGCAACTGGATGACCTGGCGGAAAAGATATTTGACATTACCAGCAAGGATGAACTGCTCAAAGTTCTTACCATTAAACATTGA
- a CDS encoding AAA domain-containing protein — MEFFRQETVITKLEAAYQVAQQERRAASVALSEAEHRQAKDRQALENLGPLPPLPELRQQLSEVEKNLKQLDEQLAAIEARLREMAATVIRDARIVGATLSRLVLLEELYRGTFDTVIIDEASMVPLPNLWFAGSRAHKRVVVTGDFRQLPPIATARDAEKYPLAARWLQTDIFVKAGIVEGRARLDDPRLCALKVQYRMHEAIGEVANMLVYEHDGNPLEHRADPQNYAHATAALPESGEPLVLCTTSGANPWCGRLDPGFSRYNIYSAIVCIRLAARALASGAQNVGDRSSPNPYKL, encoded by the coding sequence TTGGAGTTCTTCCGGCAAGAAACTGTAATCACAAAGCTTGAGGCAGCTTATCAGGTTGCCCAGCAGGAGAGAAGGGCTGCCAGCGTCGCGTTATCAGAAGCTGAACACCGACAGGCCAAAGACCGGCAGGCTCTGGAAAATCTGGGGCCGTTGCCTCCTCTCCCGGAACTCCGGCAGCAGCTGAGTGAGGTCGAGAAAAACCTCAAGCAATTAGATGAGCAATTGGCCGCCATTGAAGCCCGGCTGCGTGAAATGGCGGCGACCGTGATTCGCGACGCCAGAATCGTTGGAGCGACTTTATCTCGACTGGTGCTTTTGGAAGAACTGTACCGGGGCACCTTTGATACAGTAATCATCGACGAGGCCAGTATGGTTCCCCTGCCCAATCTATGGTTTGCCGGTAGCCGGGCGCACAAGCGCGTGGTGGTCACAGGTGATTTCCGGCAGCTGCCCCCAATTGCAACCGCCCGGGACGCTGAAAAGTATCCCCTGGCTGCCAGATGGTTACAAACCGATATTTTTGTTAAGGCCGGTATCGTGGAAGGCCGGGCAAGGCTGGACGATCCCCGGTTATGTGCGCTGAAGGTGCAGTATCGCATGCATGAGGCCATTGGCGAAGTGGCCAATATGCTGGTCTATGAGCATGACGGGAACCCGCTCGAGCACAGGGCGGACCCCCAGAATTATGCTCACGCGACTGCGGCTCTTCCGGAATCCGGGGAGCCCCTGGTCCTGTGTACCACATCGGGTGCCAATCCCTGGTGCGGCCGGCTGGACCCCGGGTTCTCCCGCTACAATATTTACAGTGCTATAGTCTGTATCCGGCTTGCCGCCCGGGCCCTGGCCAGCGGCGCCCAAAATGTAGGAGACAGAAGTTCACCAAATCCTTACAAATTATAA
- a CDS encoding YwgA family protein translates to MIQSWHRLLTLIKLAGKIHGRKRLQKLVYILQSLGYAFPEEFSYYLYGPYSPELQFEVKAMVDKGLIQENRDGDIYSYSLTENGEEVLNLLNSQQQPYSWENLPEALVKEVVEQDSQFLELVSTIMYLQNMGYENTEVIDKAKALKPHLCRYMDEALAWVTALRQRNYYTLPPISSPPSP, encoded by the coding sequence GTGATCCAAAGCTGGCACAGGTTACTTACCCTTATCAAATTAGCAGGAAAGATTCATGGGAGAAAAAGATTGCAAAAGCTGGTATACATACTTCAGTCCTTGGGTTACGCTTTTCCTGAGGAGTTTAGTTACTACCTGTATGGCCCCTACTCACCGGAACTTCAATTTGAAGTTAAGGCTATGGTAGATAAGGGGCTCATTCAGGAAAACAGAGATGGCGATATTTATTCATATTCGCTAACTGAAAACGGAGAAGAGGTACTGAACCTATTAAACAGCCAGCAACAGCCCTATTCATGGGAGAATCTTCCGGAGGCATTGGTAAAAGAAGTAGTAGAGCAGGATTCCCAGTTTCTTGAGTTGGTCAGTACGATCATGTATTTACAGAATATGGGGTATGAGAATACGGAAGTTATCGATAAAGCAAAGGCTCTAAAACCCCATTTGTGCCGCTATATGGATGAAGCTCTAGCCTGGGTAACTGCTTTACGACAGAGAAATTATTACACTTTGCCGCCCATATCGTCGCCCCCGAGTCCGTAG
- a CDS encoding Rpn family recombination-promoting nuclease/putative transposase, with translation MTGNEGQPRPPHHPHDKGYRQLLADKRVFLELLKTFVREKWVEAIDADDLILVNKSYVLQDFSEKEADIVYRLKTWDKNVIFYVLLELQSTVDYLIPFRLLLYMVEILREIYNNTPQYERESKHFRLPPIIPAVLYNGVGSWTAALSFREMLDSYQDFSGHLLDFRYLLFDINRYKEEELMRAANLIAGVFLLDQKMRPEELVGRLQKLAGILKRLTPDEFRHITSWLRNVVKPRMPEGFREKVDRILDASNPWEVERMIYNLELTLEEMQRQALLKGKMEGKLEGKLEGELEGELKGKREVARNLLLLNVDIDTIIKATGLDPEEINALKKQLEQ, from the coding sequence TTGACGGGAAACGAAGGGCAGCCCCGGCCTCCCCACCACCCCCACGACAAGGGTTACAGGCAGCTCCTGGCCGACAAAAGGGTATTCCTGGAGCTGCTGAAGACCTTTGTCCGGGAAAAATGGGTGGAGGCCATTGACGCAGACGACCTCATCCTGGTGAACAAGTCCTACGTCCTCCAGGATTTCAGCGAGAAAGAAGCCGATATCGTCTACAGGCTTAAGACCTGGGATAAAAACGTCATCTTTTACGTCCTGCTGGAGCTGCAGTCAACGGTAGACTACCTGATACCTTTCCGGCTGCTGCTTTATATGGTTGAAATCTTGCGGGAGATCTACAACAACACCCCGCAGTACGAGCGGGAGAGCAAGCATTTCCGCCTGCCGCCCATCATCCCGGCGGTGCTTTACAACGGGGTCGGATCCTGGACGGCGGCCCTTTCCTTCAGAGAAATGCTGGACAGTTACCAGGATTTCAGCGGGCATCTGCTGGACTTCCGCTACCTGCTGTTTGATATCAACCGCTACAAAGAAGAAGAGCTTATGAGGGCGGCAAATCTGATCGCCGGTGTCTTTCTCCTGGACCAAAAGATGCGGCCCGAAGAGCTTGTTGGACGGCTGCAGAAACTGGCGGGGATATTAAAGCGCCTCACGCCTGATGAGTTCCGCCATATCACTAGCTGGTTGAGGAACGTTGTCAAGCCCAGAATGCCTGAAGGTTTTAGGGAAAAGGTTGACCGCATCCTGGACGCAAGCAATCCCTGGGAGGTGGAACGAATGATTTACAACCTGGAATTGACCCTGGAAGAGATGCAGCGGCAGGCTTTGTTGAAAGGCAAGATGGAAGGAAAACTGGAAGGAAAACTGGAAGGCGAACTTGAAGGTGAACTGAAAGGCAAACGGGAGGTGGCCCGGAACCTGCTTTTGCTCAACGTTGACATTGATACTATTATTAAAGCCACAGGGCTTGACCCGGAAGAGATAAACGCCCTGAAGAAACAATTGGAGCAATGA
- a CDS encoding type II toxin-antitoxin system VapC family toxin yields MGKIKEITTGHQVIALDTNCFIYMLQADPWALVLKEELFNPLEKGAFQAVTSTLTLLELLVKPKSLGLEEVCEQYITTLKSYPNLQLIDFNLEMAVLGAEIRAKYRVRTPDAIQLASALASDATLFFTNDLSLPQAVGNMRTVFLKDVFPPRA; encoded by the coding sequence ATGGGAAAAATAAAAGAAATAACAACCGGGCATCAAGTTATCGCCCTGGATACAAACTGTTTCATTTATATGCTTCAGGCAGACCCCTGGGCCCTGGTATTAAAAGAAGAGCTGTTTAATCCGCTGGAAAAAGGTGCGTTTCAGGCCGTTACTTCGACTTTGACGCTTCTCGAACTGTTAGTCAAACCCAAATCCCTGGGTCTGGAAGAAGTCTGCGAGCAGTATATTACCACACTAAAATCTTACCCCAATTTGCAGCTGATCGATTTTAACCTGGAAATGGCCGTTCTGGGGGCAGAAATCCGCGCTAAATACCGGGTGCGAACTCCTGACGCCATTCAACTGGCATCTGCTTTAGCATCAGATGCCACGCTATTTTTCACAAATGATCTTTCCCTTCCCCAGGCGGTAGGGAATATGAGAACAGTATTTTTAAAAGATGTTTTTCCTCCCAGGGCGTAG
- a CDS encoding AbrB/MazE/SpoVT family DNA-binding domain-containing protein: MLDIIKTVKLGARCQMVLPAEIRKQLGIKKGDEIIIKIRGKKAIIEPKPKSYAEHLWGLHKEVWAGTDPDKYVKEERDQWEK, from the coding sequence ATGTTGGACATTATAAAAACTGTTAAACTGGGCGCGAGATGTCAGATGGTGCTGCCTGCTGAAATAAGAAAACAACTGGGCATTAAAAAAGGCGACGAAATAATCATTAAAATAAGAGGGAAAAAAGCGATAATCGAACCCAAACCTAAAAGCTATGCCGAGCATCTTTGGGGGCTGCATAAAGAAGTATGGGCCGGCACTGATCCCGACAAATATGTAAAAGAGGAAAGAGACCAATGGGAAAAATAA
- a CDS encoding plasmid pRiA4b ORF-3 family protein produces the protein MVNGSALTNENIYQLKVTLQRIKPPIWRRLQVPGGITLYKLHKILQVVMGWYNRHLYQFIINGNYYGEPDDEFLVEVKNARRQKLRDVVSREKQRFIYEYDFGDGWEHEIVVEKILPPEPGKRYPVCLKGKRACPPEDCGGPWGYASLLDILQDPGHPDYEDMRILAGEDFDPEDFDVEFVNQELKTIK, from the coding sequence ATGGTTAACGGTAGTGCACTTACTAATGAAAATATTTATCAACTTAAGGTTACCTTGCAAAGGATTAAACCGCCCATCTGGCGCCGGCTACAGGTGCCCGGCGGCATTACCCTCTACAAGCTGCATAAAATCCTGCAGGTAGTTATGGGCTGGTACAATCGTCACCTCTACCAGTTTATAATCAATGGAAACTATTATGGTGAACCGGATGATGAGTTTTTAGTGGAAGTGAAAAATGCCCGGCGGCAAAAGCTGAGAGACGTGGTCAGCCGGGAGAAGCAAAGATTTATTTACGAGTATGATTTCGGTGACGGCTGGGAGCATGAAATCGTCGTGGAAAAGATTCTTCCGCCGGAGCCAGGGAAGCGCTACCCTGTATGCCTGAAAGGTAAACGCGCCTGCCCGCCTGAAGATTGCGGCGGTCCCTGGGGCTATGCCAGTTTGTTAGACATTCTCCAGGACCCCGGCCATCCCGATTATGAAGATATGCGCATTTTGGCGGGAGAAGATTTCGACCCCGAAGACTTCGATGTGGAGTTCGTAAACCAGGAGTTAAAAACCATCAAGTAA